Proteins from a genomic interval of Rhodococcus rhodochrous:
- a CDS encoding phosphonate C-P lyase system protein PhnG, whose protein sequence is MITADYTRERLAELLAAAPEPDLVAAADACLSDGADLTVLTAPEVGCVAVQVREPIAHDRFYLGNVLACHAEVRVAGTRGWALRMGDDRAAVLAAAVCDAEVAADRPHAHVVRDLCARVEQDLDRADQEEWARIAPTIVQFEELT, encoded by the coding sequence ATGATTACAGCCGACTACACGCGTGAGCGGCTCGCCGAACTGCTCGCGGCGGCACCCGAACCCGACCTCGTCGCGGCCGCCGACGCGTGTCTGTCCGACGGCGCCGACCTCACCGTCCTGACCGCTCCCGAAGTGGGATGCGTTGCGGTACAGGTACGCGAACCCATCGCCCACGACCGCTTCTATCTCGGCAACGTCCTGGCCTGCCACGCCGAGGTGCGCGTGGCCGGAACCCGCGGCTGGGCTCTGCGTATGGGTGACGACCGCGCGGCCGTGCTCGCCGCCGCGGTGTGCGACGCCGAGGTCGCCGCCGATCGTCCGCACGCCCATGTCGTCCGCGATCTGTGTGCCCGTGTCGAGCAGGACCTCGACCGCGCCGATCAGGAGGAATGGGCCCGGATCGCCCCCACCATCGTGCAATTCGAGGAGCTCACGTGA
- a CDS encoding alpha-D-ribose 1-methylphosphonate 5-triphosphate diphosphatase, producing MTGIELAPETTDALPWTLQRAPQNYVIGHVRAVLPDRVLDDARIVVRDGRIAEVGPSVPGVRADVDGGGLLCLPGLVDVHSDGLEKERMPRPGVELPWSFALMSFEGKVRAAGVTTVFHGASFSDRATATSGRSVHVAQRMCESIEQWSLRETDCGLVDHRVLHRLDVRSEAGFEAMRAEFERLVATGAVTTETPAVISHEDHTPGIGQYADRAYYENHIAGVRGISAEAARAYVDELAAEREANAGIRDTTMGWLAEQSRTGLVRIFGHDPESAVEIADLAARGGNVAEFPTTVEAAREARDRGMSVVMGGPNVLRGKSHSGNVSAGELADLGLVTALASDYLPSSLLGAAFVLAERGMGLPAAVALVTSGPATAVGLADRGALDAGQRADLVLVAVEHGHPVTRAVLRAV from the coding sequence ATGACCGGAATCGAACTCGCCCCCGAGACCACCGACGCGCTGCCCTGGACGTTGCAGCGCGCACCGCAGAACTACGTGATCGGGCACGTGCGGGCCGTGCTGCCCGACCGGGTCCTCGACGACGCCCGCATCGTGGTGCGCGACGGTCGTATCGCCGAGGTCGGCCCGTCGGTGCCCGGTGTCCGCGCCGACGTCGACGGCGGGGGACTGCTGTGCCTGCCCGGGCTCGTCGACGTGCACTCCGACGGCCTCGAGAAGGAACGGATGCCGCGACCCGGCGTCGAACTGCCCTGGTCGTTCGCGCTCATGTCGTTCGAGGGCAAGGTTCGCGCCGCCGGCGTGACCACGGTCTTCCACGGCGCGTCGTTCTCCGACCGGGCCACCGCGACGTCGGGCCGCAGCGTGCACGTCGCGCAACGCATGTGCGAGTCCATCGAGCAGTGGTCGCTGCGCGAGACCGACTGCGGGCTCGTCGACCACCGGGTACTGCACCGCCTGGACGTCCGGTCGGAGGCCGGGTTCGAGGCCATGCGTGCCGAATTCGAGCGGCTCGTCGCCACCGGTGCGGTCACCACCGAAACGCCCGCGGTGATCTCGCACGAGGACCACACCCCCGGCATCGGGCAGTACGCGGACCGCGCCTACTACGAGAATCACATCGCAGGTGTTCGCGGCATCTCCGCGGAGGCCGCCCGCGCCTACGTCGACGAACTGGCAGCCGAACGCGAAGCCAACGCCGGCATCCGCGACACGACGATGGGCTGGCTCGCCGAGCAGTCCCGTACCGGGCTCGTCCGCATCTTCGGGCACGACCCCGAGTCGGCCGTGGAGATCGCCGACCTCGCTGCGCGCGGCGGCAACGTCGCCGAGTTCCCCACGACGGTGGAGGCGGCACGAGAGGCGCGGGATCGCGGGATGTCGGTGGTCATGGGCGGACCGAACGTGCTGCGCGGGAAGTCGCATTCCGGCAACGTGTCCGCCGGTGAGCTGGCCGACCTGGGACTGGTGACCGCGCTGGCGTCGGATTACCTTCCGTCGTCGCTGCTGGGTGCAGCGTTCGTCCTCGCCGAGCGGGGGATGGGCCTTCCGGCCGCCGTCGCGCTGGTCACCAGTGGCCCTGCCACGGCCGTGGGGCTCGCCGACCGAGGGGCTCTCGACGCAGGTCAGCGCGCTGATCTGGTGCTCGTCGCCGTCGAGCACGGGCATCCCGTCACCCGCGCCGTGCTGCGCGCGGTGTGA
- a CDS encoding phosphonate C-P lyase system protein PhnL: protein MQTTPVLTVRDLRKSFTLHTIDGRKVTSLHGVDLDVAAGEHVALAGPSGAGKSSFLRCVHRSYLPDSGSVVLHTDDGPVELTDLPDREMARLRGRELGYVSQFLSAPPRTAPLEVVASAARRRGMSRTEARDAAAESLKRLALDEALWDVDCSVLSGGERQRVNIAAGTVHPPRLLLLDEPVSALDPVNRERALELIASLSASGVAVLAVFHDIDAMHRLATRVVRFADGDIAEIGPPADVLGAHAA from the coding sequence ATGCAGACCACACCTGTTCTGACCGTGCGCGACCTGCGAAAGTCGTTCACCCTCCACACCATCGACGGACGGAAGGTGACGTCGCTGCACGGCGTCGACCTCGACGTGGCCGCCGGCGAGCACGTGGCGCTCGCCGGGCCGTCCGGTGCAGGAAAGTCCAGCTTCCTGCGCTGCGTGCACCGCAGCTACCTGCCCGACTCCGGATCCGTCGTGCTGCACACCGACGACGGCCCGGTCGAACTCACCGACCTGCCCGACCGGGAGATGGCCCGCCTCCGCGGCCGCGAACTCGGTTACGTCTCCCAGTTCCTGTCGGCGCCGCCGCGCACCGCACCGCTCGAGGTGGTGGCATCCGCCGCTCGTCGCCGCGGGATGAGCCGCACCGAGGCCCGCGACGCCGCCGCGGAGTCGCTGAAGCGCCTGGCCCTCGACGAGGCACTGTGGGACGTCGACTGCAGCGTCCTGTCGGGCGGTGAACGTCAGCGTGTGAACATCGCCGCGGGCACCGTGCACCCGCCGCGCCTGCTGCTGCTCGATGAACCGGTCTCGGCGCTCGACCCCGTCAACCGGGAGCGCGCCCTGGAGCTGATCGCCTCGCTGTCCGCCTCCGGCGTCGCCGTTCTCGCGGTCTTCCACGACATCGACGCCATGCACCGCCTCGCCACCCGTGTCGTCCGGTTCGCGGACGGTGACATCGCCGAAATCGGTCCCCCCGCCGACGTATTGGGAGCACACGCAGCATGA
- the phnH gene encoding phosphonate C-P lyase system protein PhnH yields the protein MTIADPIVGIGLDPATAGRIYRDVLAAYTRPGLEQMLPSTDFPAALLPALALADLDTGVEVLESDGRHWLEVLTVATGAPVTSADRARYLTVLRAPTADDLLTATRGSALSPESAATVVVEVTSLRGGTPVELTGPGVEEAERISPSGFDEQLWRARNEATADFPAGIDLLIVAEDGAMVGIPRTTRVVPIAEEN from the coding sequence GTGACCATCGCAGACCCGATCGTCGGTATCGGACTCGATCCCGCCACCGCCGGACGCATCTACCGCGACGTTCTCGCCGCGTACACGCGCCCCGGCCTCGAGCAGATGCTGCCCTCGACCGATTTCCCGGCGGCGCTGCTGCCGGCGCTCGCCCTCGCCGATCTCGATACCGGCGTCGAGGTCCTCGAATCCGACGGCCGCCACTGGCTCGAGGTGCTCACCGTCGCCACCGGCGCTCCCGTGACGTCGGCCGACCGTGCCCGCTACCTCACGGTGCTGCGAGCTCCCACCGCCGACGATCTGCTCACCGCGACCCGCGGCAGCGCCCTGTCACCCGAATCGGCCGCGACCGTCGTGGTCGAGGTGACCTCGCTGCGCGGCGGTACCCCGGTCGAACTGACCGGCCCGGGAGTCGAGGAAGCCGAACGTATTTCGCCGTCCGGGTTCGACGAGCAGCTGTGGCGGGCCCGCAACGAGGCCACCGCGGATTTTCCCGCAGGTATCGACCTGCTGATCGTCGCCGAAGACGGTGCGATGGTCGGCATTCCCCGCACGACACGCGTCGTTCCGATCGCAGAGGAGAACTGA
- a CDS encoding AAA family ATPase — translation MHMSSTPLPGSSSNNELDSAATLLDMLGAVTTEPRPDSRLEALTLAVTADLPVLLWGEPGIGKTAALTQLAEAVDLPLTTVIASVHEPSDFSGLPVLGDDPATHGVPMAPPDWAVRLVQAGKGLLFLDELSTAPPAVQAALLRLVLERRIGALQLPPEVRIVAAANPPSSAAEGWELSPPLANRFVHLHWTYDHDVVVRGLGGTWPRATLPHLDREKFPAAVTFARRAVCELLSARPALVHQLPTSQTRRGSAWPSPRSWDMAVRLIAFATAAASSKDVLSLLVRGSVGDGPGFELLAAIDRMDLPDPETLLADPEAAELPERGDLRQAVLDAVVAAVRRRPEKSRWDAAWTLLGIAVHSGPPDLVVVPATTLAALRRDDWELPASIDELAGVVAVARSADAAAQAGR, via the coding sequence ATGCACATGTCTTCCACGCCTCTTCCCGGTAGTTCATCGAACAACGAACTCGACAGTGCCGCAACTCTGTTGGACATGCTGGGGGCGGTCACCACCGAGCCTCGCCCCGACAGTCGACTCGAAGCGCTCACCCTGGCCGTAACCGCGGACCTACCGGTGCTGCTGTGGGGTGAACCGGGAATCGGTAAGACCGCCGCCTTGACGCAGCTCGCCGAGGCCGTGGACCTACCGCTGACCACTGTCATCGCAAGCGTGCACGAGCCGTCGGACTTCTCGGGCCTGCCCGTTCTCGGGGACGACCCGGCAACACACGGTGTCCCCATGGCTCCACCGGACTGGGCCGTCCGGCTCGTGCAGGCGGGGAAGGGACTGCTCTTCCTGGACGAACTGTCCACGGCACCGCCCGCCGTGCAGGCAGCCCTGCTCCGCCTCGTCCTCGAAAGACGGATCGGAGCCTTGCAACTCCCGCCAGAGGTCCGCATCGTAGCCGCCGCCAATCCACCGTCCTCGGCCGCAGAAGGCTGGGAGCTGAGCCCACCTCTGGCCAACCGATTCGTGCACCTGCACTGGACCTACGACCACGACGTGGTCGTGCGAGGCCTCGGCGGGACGTGGCCTCGGGCGACGCTGCCGCACCTCGACCGGGAGAAGTTCCCTGCCGCGGTGACCTTCGCCCGGCGCGCGGTCTGTGAGCTGCTCAGCGCCCGACCCGCTCTCGTTCACCAGCTGCCCACCAGCCAGACCCGTCGCGGCAGTGCCTGGCCGTCGCCACGAAGCTGGGACATGGCCGTACGGCTGATCGCTTTTGCGACCGCGGCCGCGTCGTCGAAGGACGTGCTGTCGCTGTTGGTCCGGGGAAGTGTCGGTGACGGGCCCGGCTTCGAACTGCTGGCCGCTATCGACCGTATGGATCTCCCGGATCCCGAGACGCTGCTCGCCGATCCGGAGGCTGCCGAGCTTCCCGAGCGCGGGGATCTGCGCCAGGCAGTGCTCGATGCGGTGGTCGCCGCTGTCCGCCGACGGCCGGAGAAATCCCGCTGGGACGCGGCGTGGACACTCCTGGGCATCGCGGTGCACTCCGGGCCGCCCGACCTCGTGGTGGTCCCGGCGACCACGCTGGCGGCCCTGCGCCGGGACGACTGGGAGTTGCCGGCCTCGATCGACGAACTCGCCGGTGTCGTCGCGGTCGCTCGATCAGCGGACGCCGCCGCGCAGGCCGGTCGATGA
- a CDS encoding carbon-phosphorus lyase complex subunit PhnI, protein MGYSGARGGLDAILAAEELVRTARDTDDSPALTTAQITGRMRLAVDRVMGEGSLYDEATAADALRQAEGDVIEATHLVRAHQSTLPRLATSEPVDPDEMTVLRRIVPAWRTPDGPQLLGRTSDYTGRMLVREGTNIVTVPSEADPSVERTEAERHPRRFSDLLRDMNLMVDSRPEDGSDPEPFDISRHLPVPPAPRSAVLASMARAETGALVGTWYRSVRGTDGNIHETTLGEVRHGRIPVRIRHPHTGNPFVMGEIRASECEAIEDLNGPDEDRGRFDVGYGLCFGHNERKAIAMANLDIACRRFGDSTGLEQTLLLTTDGLDSCGFLEHLKLPHYVTFRSMIDRKLAVQAGEDDAPARTAEPLGGIC, encoded by the coding sequence ATGGGGTACTCGGGAGCACGCGGCGGACTCGACGCGATCCTCGCCGCCGAAGAACTCGTCCGCACCGCCCGCGACACCGACGATTCGCCGGCGCTGACCACCGCGCAGATCACCGGCCGGATGCGACTCGCCGTCGACCGCGTGATGGGGGAGGGCTCGCTGTACGACGAGGCCACCGCCGCCGATGCGCTGCGACAGGCCGAAGGCGACGTCATCGAAGCCACCCACCTCGTCCGCGCCCACCAGTCCACCCTGCCGCGACTGGCGACCAGCGAGCCGGTCGACCCCGACGAGATGACGGTGCTGCGCCGCATCGTGCCGGCGTGGCGGACCCCGGACGGACCCCAATTGCTCGGCCGCACAAGCGACTACACCGGACGCATGCTGGTGCGTGAGGGCACGAACATCGTGACGGTGCCGTCCGAGGCCGATCCGTCCGTCGAACGCACCGAGGCCGAACGGCACCCGCGCCGCTTCTCCGACCTGCTGCGCGACATGAACCTGATGGTCGACAGCCGTCCCGAGGACGGCTCCGACCCGGAACCGTTCGACATCTCCCGTCACCTGCCGGTTCCCCCGGCGCCGCGCTCGGCGGTGCTCGCCTCGATGGCGCGAGCCGAGACCGGTGCGCTCGTGGGCACCTGGTACCGCTCGGTCCGCGGCACCGACGGGAACATCCACGAAACGACCCTCGGCGAGGTCCGGCACGGGCGTATCCCGGTCCGGATCCGGCACCCGCACACCGGTAATCCCTTCGTCATGGGCGAGATCCGCGCCAGCGAGTGCGAAGCGATCGAGGACCTCAACGGTCCCGACGAGGACCGCGGCCGCTTCGACGTCGGCTACGGCCTGTGCTTCGGGCACAACGAACGCAAGGCCATCGCCATGGCCAACCTCGACATCGCGTGCCGTCGCTTCGGTGACAGCACCGGCCTCGAACAGACCCTGCTGCTCACCACGGACGGCCTCGACTCCTGCGGCTTCCTCGAGCACCTCAAGCTTCCGCACTACGTCACCTTCCGATCGATGATCGACCGCAAACTCGCAGTCCAGGCCGGCGAGGACGACGCTCCGGCCCGCACTGCCGAACCTCTCGGAGGCATCTGCTGA
- a CDS encoding GntR family transcriptional regulator, whose amino-acid sequence MTERSGYHDIACVLADEISELETGTKLASEHELMHRFGVGRASARAAVQELERRGLVRRVRGSGTFVNRPIDYLISHEQRPSWHRTVEAAGATPRSTVLSSDVRPASAREAAYLGVAPGTEVHHMRRLRFVDGNVAAVGDEWVTRAALTELGSGLRVEESLDELLRQMGRFDVVRSWCRIGTEVPAPEIADALEMNLVTPVWTVESINRDADTGVAVTYSMSWMRADMIRVVMEIGDRSVSNPLESQRRTGIFV is encoded by the coding sequence GTGACAGAACGTAGCGGTTACCACGACATCGCGTGTGTGCTCGCCGACGAGATCTCCGAGCTCGAAACCGGTACGAAGCTCGCCAGCGAACACGAGTTGATGCATCGGTTCGGAGTCGGCCGGGCCTCCGCCCGCGCCGCCGTGCAGGAACTCGAACGTCGCGGACTGGTCCGGCGCGTCCGAGGGTCGGGCACCTTCGTCAACCGGCCCATCGACTACCTCATCTCGCACGAACAGCGACCGTCGTGGCACCGCACGGTCGAGGCCGCAGGTGCAACGCCCCGGTCGACGGTGCTGTCCTCCGATGTCCGGCCGGCCTCGGCACGCGAAGCCGCGTACCTGGGGGTCGCGCCCGGAACCGAGGTGCACCATATGCGTCGCCTGCGGTTCGTCGACGGCAACGTCGCGGCGGTCGGCGACGAATGGGTCACCCGTGCCGCGCTCACGGAACTCGGCTCCGGTCTTCGGGTCGAAGAATCTCTCGACGAATTACTGCGTCAGATGGGAAGATTCGACGTCGTGCGGTCGTGGTGCCGCATCGGAACGGAAGTGCCGGCACCGGAGATCGCCGACGCACTCGAAATGAACCTCGTGACGCCCGTGTGGACGGTCGAATCGATCAATCGGGACGCCGACACCGGCGTCGCCGTCACCTACAGCATGTCGTGGATGCGCGCCGACATGATCCGCGTGGTCATGGAAATAGGCGACCGCTCCGTATCGAACCCACTCGAATCTCAGAGGAGAACAGGGATATTCGTATGA
- a CDS encoding phosphate/phosphite/phosphonate ABC transporter substrate-binding protein: MRIRSSRSLTAAAVAAAAALALSACGSSADEDNSAGGTSVGDGAPDTLVIAAIPSEESSSLQQQFALVQKVIEDETGLKTEFQNATDYAAVIEAQRAGKVHIGHYGPFSYVTARDSGVPVQPLASFADAPDEKPGYQSYAIVPAGSDIRSLEDFRGKTVCFVDPTSTSGYLYPSAGLIEAGIDPENDVTPVFAGGHDASALAVKSGQCDAGFAFDTMVTETLVKKGDLAEGDLDVVWESETIASSPTAVLSTLPQDLVDQLSDIFQNKLNRPALVEAGYCSTAEECELPESAEYGYIPVTDDVYDGVRKVCEITQSPSCAS, from the coding sequence ATGCGTATTCGTTCATCACGTTCCCTGACGGCTGCCGCCGTGGCCGCCGCCGCGGCGCTCGCCCTCTCCGCCTGCGGGTCGAGCGCCGACGAGGACAACTCCGCCGGCGGCACGTCCGTCGGTGACGGCGCCCCCGACACCCTGGTGATCGCCGCCATCCCCAGCGAGGAGAGCTCCAGTCTCCAGCAGCAGTTCGCGCTGGTGCAGAAGGTCATCGAGGACGAGACCGGCCTGAAGACCGAATTCCAGAATGCCACCGACTACGCCGCTGTCATCGAGGCGCAGCGCGCAGGAAAGGTGCACATCGGCCACTACGGCCCGTTCTCCTACGTCACGGCACGGGACAGCGGTGTGCCCGTGCAGCCTCTCGCGAGCTTCGCCGATGCCCCCGACGAGAAGCCCGGCTACCAGTCGTACGCGATCGTGCCTGCCGGTTCCGACATCCGCTCGCTCGAAGACTTCCGTGGCAAGACGGTGTGCTTCGTCGACCCCACCTCCACATCCGGCTACCTGTATCCCTCGGCCGGTCTCATCGAGGCCGGAATCGACCCGGAGAACGACGTCACCCCGGTCTTCGCCGGCGGTCACGACGCGTCGGCGCTCGCCGTGAAGAGCGGCCAGTGCGACGCGGGCTTCGCGTTCGACACGATGGTCACCGAGACCCTCGTGAAGAAGGGCGATCTCGCCGAAGGTGACCTCGACGTCGTCTGGGAATCCGAGACCATCGCGTCCAGCCCGACCGCGGTGCTGAGCACTCTGCCGCAGGACCTCGTCGACCAGCTCAGCGACATCTTCCAGAACAAGCTCAACCGTCCGGCGCTCGTCGAGGCCGGCTACTGCAGCACCGCGGAGGAGTGCGAACTGCCGGAGAGCGCCGAGTACGGATACATCCCGGTGACCGACGACGTCTACGACGGCGTCCGCAAAGTCTGCGAGATCACCCAGTCGCCGTCCTGCGCGAGCTGA
- a CDS encoding alpha-D-ribose 1-methylphosphonate 5-phosphate C-P-lyase PhnJ translates to MTDTLTTHAPGAAPSRLTHTLDAIDAATPGRGILDEGSKREIRRASLTAVCVPGYLTPFGSREMPVARGWGSGGLQVTLGLVTADDVVKVIDQGDDDGVNATNLRRLIEDSEKCASTKDTREATIIQSRHRIPEEPMGEDQILVLQVPNSEPLRAVQKSVTECARMHAEADYSMMWVSLYEDLVRNGVITKTTGYPVLVNGRYVMITSPIPRWDVPQLHDSPFLTLLGAGREKRIFAVPPYTDVRPLTFDDVPFEVEGSKDQQCERCGSTDTFLVEAAPGRMMCSDVEWCTRVTDADVDLDRHANNAPLQYLPDPQRRVRVAAAADHRDPKELVDRPVPAHAEGWTLAVRGVGKVHGPGGADAVPGTGPEAGTAISPRTGAVVAAWDVSFDVAPGEALGIIGESGSGKSTVLRCLIGDEKATAGSMFLTTLDEGRTDVFTLDDTERRALRIDTLGLVHQNPADGLTMTVSAGGNIAERLTAAGWRNYYEIRDRAAYLLEKVEVPLDRMDDPVHTFSGGMRQRVQIAKALATDPRVLLLDEPTTGLDASVAAGVLDLLRNLLAERDTAAVVVSHDFAVIEALTDRTLVMNVGRAVETGLTDQLFQDPHHPYTQRLVAAARR, encoded by the coding sequence ATGACCGACACCCTCACGACGCACGCTCCCGGCGCTGCGCCGTCCCGCCTGACCCACACCCTCGACGCGATCGACGCCGCCACCCCCGGCCGCGGCATCCTCGACGAAGGTTCCAAGCGCGAGATCCGCCGCGCATCCCTCACCGCGGTCTGCGTGCCCGGTTACCTCACCCCCTTCGGGTCCCGCGAGATGCCGGTGGCACGTGGCTGGGGTTCCGGTGGCCTGCAGGTCACGCTCGGTCTGGTGACCGCCGACGACGTCGTCAAGGTCATCGACCAGGGTGACGACGACGGCGTCAACGCCACCAACCTGCGCCGCCTCATCGAGGACAGCGAGAAGTGCGCGAGCACCAAGGACACCCGTGAGGCGACGATCATCCAGTCGCGTCACCGGATCCCCGAGGAACCGATGGGGGAGGACCAGATCCTCGTCCTGCAGGTCCCCAACTCCGAACCTCTTCGCGCCGTGCAGAAGTCCGTCACCGAGTGCGCGCGCATGCACGCCGAGGCCGACTACTCGATGATGTGGGTGAGCCTCTACGAGGACCTCGTCCGCAACGGCGTCATCACCAAGACCACCGGCTACCCGGTGCTCGTCAACGGCCGCTACGTGATGATCACCTCGCCCATCCCGCGCTGGGACGTGCCGCAGCTTCACGACTCGCCGTTCCTGACGCTGCTGGGTGCGGGTCGTGAGAAGCGCATCTTCGCCGTCCCCCCCTACACCGACGTGCGCCCGCTGACGTTCGACGACGTGCCGTTCGAGGTGGAGGGTTCGAAGGATCAGCAGTGCGAGCGGTGCGGTTCCACCGACACCTTCCTCGTCGAAGCCGCCCCCGGCCGCATGATGTGCAGTGACGTCGAGTGGTGCACCCGCGTCACCGACGCCGACGTCGACCTCGACCGGCACGCGAACAACGCCCCGCTGCAGTACCTGCCCGATCCGCAGCGTCGCGTCCGCGTCGCCGCGGCCGCCGATCACCGCGACCCGAAGGAACTCGTCGACCGGCCCGTCCCGGCCCATGCCGAAGGCTGGACGCTCGCCGTCCGCGGAGTCGGCAAGGTGCACGGCCCCGGTGGCGCCGACGCAGTTCCCGGCACCGGACCCGAGGCCGGCACGGCCATCAGTCCCCGTACCGGAGCGGTCGTCGCGGCATGGGACGTCAGCTTCGACGTCGCACCCGGTGAGGCACTCGGCATCATCGGCGAATCCGGATCCGGCAAGTCGACCGTGCTGCGCTGCCTCATCGGCGACGAGAAGGCCACGGCCGGTTCGATGTTCCTGACCACGCTCGACGAGGGCCGCACCGACGTGTTCACCCTCGACGACACCGAGCGTCGTGCTCTGCGGATCGACACCCTGGGGCTGGTCCACCAGAACCCCGCCGACGGACTCACCATGACGGTGTCGGCCGGTGGCAACATCGCCGAGCGGCTCACCGCGGCGGGCTGGCGCAACTACTACGAGATCCGCGACCGCGCCGCCTATCTGCTCGAGAAGGTCGAAGTTCCCCTCGACCGCATGGACGATCCGGTCCACACCTTCTCCGGCGGTATGCGCCAGCGCGTGCAGATCGCCAAGGCCCTCGCCACCGACCCGCGGGTGCTGCTGCTCGACGAGCCCACCACCGGTCTCGACGCCTCCGTCGCCGCGGGTGTGCTCGACCTGCTGCGCAACCTGCTCGCCGAACGCGACACCGCAGCCGTGGTGGTCAGCCACGACTTCGCGGTCATCGAAGCGCTCACCGACCGCACGCTGGTGATGAACGTGGGACGCGCCGTCGAAACCGGCCTCACCGACCAGCTGTTCCAGGACCCACACCACCCCTACACCCAGCGGCTCGTCGCCGCCGCCCGGAGATGA
- a CDS encoding vWA domain-containing protein gives MTTSPAFDANKVYAARLYAVRARPYLATALYALHIVESTRVPTIGVDRYWRCYVSPAFVAQRPVAELASLLVHAVSHLLRDHHGRSERYARAHGAGSRADRLRMNIAADAEIDDDAFGDGLPIPDDAVLPSTLQLPAGRLMEDYLQQLGLGPCTDRLAWLDCGSGADGLDRAWELGPEGANALSDQQQEAVRFRVANSIIGHPGSAPRGWRRWAEEALHPPQPWRSLLGAAIRSATASSGAGDDYTYRRPARRSAAVPGAVLPSLRRTPPRVGVIVDTSGSVSDADLGSALLEVAAIVRAVGGRRDLVTVLSCDAAARIVHPLCTAEDIPLFGGGGTDLRAGFTRVLRSTPRPDVVVVLTDGQTPWPNSRPRCRTVVGLFPRFASLSEANPDFVPDRPPEWAQVVEIGTSRT, from the coding sequence ATGACGACGTCACCGGCATTCGACGCGAACAAGGTCTACGCCGCCCGGTTGTATGCCGTTCGCGCCCGGCCGTATCTCGCGACCGCCTTGTACGCGCTGCACATCGTCGAGTCCACCCGGGTGCCGACCATCGGTGTGGACCGGTACTGGCGCTGCTACGTCTCACCGGCTTTCGTCGCGCAGCGGCCGGTGGCGGAATTGGCCTCGCTCCTCGTCCACGCGGTGTCGCATCTGTTGCGCGATCATCACGGCCGCAGCGAACGCTACGCCCGCGCACACGGAGCGGGCTCGCGCGCCGATCGGCTGCGGATGAACATCGCCGCCGACGCGGAGATCGACGACGACGCGTTCGGGGACGGATTACCGATACCCGACGATGCCGTTCTGCCGTCGACCCTGCAGCTGCCGGCAGGCCGGCTCATGGAGGACTATCTGCAGCAGTTGGGTCTCGGTCCGTGCACCGACAGGCTGGCCTGGCTCGACTGCGGTAGTGGCGCCGACGGACTGGATCGGGCATGGGAACTGGGTCCGGAGGGGGCGAATGCGCTCAGCGATCAGCAACAGGAGGCCGTCCGTTTCCGCGTCGCGAACAGCATCATCGGGCATCCGGGCAGCGCACCTCGAGGTTGGCGTCGGTGGGCGGAGGAGGCGCTGCACCCGCCGCAGCCCTGGCGAAGCCTGCTGGGCGCGGCGATCCGCTCGGCCACGGCATCGTCCGGCGCCGGGGACGACTACACCTATCGTCGACCGGCGCGCCGCTCGGCAGCGGTGCCCGGGGCGGTACTACCGAGCCTGCGGCGGACCCCGCCCCGGGTCGGCGTCATCGTCGACACGTCGGGCTCGGTTTCCGATGCCGACCTGGGCAGCGCGCTGCTCGAGGTGGCCGCCATCGTGCGGGCCGTAGGTGGGCGACGCGACCTCGTCACGGTGCTGTCCTGCGACGCAGCGGCGCGGATCGTACACCCGCTGTGCACGGCCGAGGACATTCCACTGTTCGGGGGCGGTGGCACGGATCTGCGCGCCGGGTTCACCCGGGTGCTGCGCAGTACACCCCGGCCCGACGTGGTGGTCGTCCTCACCGACGGGCAGACTCCCTGGCCCAACAGCCGTCCGAGGTGCCGAACGGTGGTCGGACTGTTCCCCCGGTTCGCTTCCCTGAGCGAAGCGAACCCCGACTTCGTTCCGGACCGGCCACCGGAATGGGCGCAGGTGGTGGAGATCGGCACCTCGCGCACCTGA